One window from the genome of Gadus morhua chromosome 16, gadMor3.0, whole genome shotgun sequence encodes:
- the LOC115561563 gene encoding gap junction delta-2 protein: MGDWSILGRFLSEVQNHSTVIGKIWLTMLLIFRILLVTLVGDAVYSDEQSKFTCNTQQPGCNNVCYDTFAPVSHLRFWVFQIVLVSTPSIFYIVFVLHKIAKDEKLDVQKGKFIIQAPSKNNYVELGSSCMEGTRVEPIYSPKYMEEWGTKDQEGMEQSLLDEDYAELGEDPTQLSSQVLLIYILHVLLRSVMEITFLVGQYYLFGFEVPHLYRCETYPCPTRTDCFVSRATEKTIFLNFMFSISLGCFVLNIAELHYLGWVYIFRILCSACSTCCTHERDAKGRYSHQNPLLLQLKHSLRGRLVLQTPAPRSQEKARGLLSHAPAISFETDSTVECTSKRTLEERDKVKLKLANMAKLGRTKKSWL, from the coding sequence GCAAAACCATTCCACAGTGATAGGGAAGATTTGGCTGACCATGCTGCTCATCTTCCGCATCCTGCTGGTGACCCTGGTGGGAGACGCCGTCTACAGTGACGAGCAGTCCAAGTTCACCTGTAACACCCAGCAGCCCGGATGCAACAACGTCTGTTACGACACCTTTGCACCTGTGTCACATCTGCGTTTCTGGGTTTTTCAGATTGTGCTGGTATCCACTCCATCTATCTTCTACATCGTTTTTGTTCTCCATAAAATTGCCAAGGATGAGAAGCTGGATGTCCAGAAAGGAAAGTTCATAATCCAAGCCCCCTCCAAAAATAACTATGTTGAGCTTGGTAGCAGTTGTATGGAGGGCACCAGGGTGGAGCCCATCTACAGTCCCAAGTACATGGAGGAATGGGGCACAAAAGACCAAGAAGGAATGGAGCAAAGTCTCCTTGACGAGGATTATGCTGAACTTGGTGAAGATCCAACCCAGCTATCGAGCCAAGTCCTACTCATTTACATTCTTCACGTGTTGTTACGTTCTGTTATGGAGATAACCTTTTTGGTGGGCCAGTATTACTTGTTTGGTTTTGAAGTGCCGCACCTGTATCGCTGCGAGACCTATCCCTGCCCAACACGCACTGACTGCTTTGTTTCTCGTGCCACAGAGAAGACAATTTTTCTGAATTTCATGTTTAGTATCAGCCTGGGCTGCTTTGTTCTCAACATCGCCGAGCTTCACTATCTTGGCTGGGTGTACATATTCCGCATCTTGTGCTCAGCTTGTTCTACGTGCTGTACTCATGAGAGGGATGCTAAGGGGCGGTACTCCCACCAGAACCCCTTGCTGCTGCAGCTGAAGCACTCCCTCAGGGGGAGGCTGGTCCTACAGACGCCTGCCCCCAGGAGCCAGGAGAAGGCTCGAGGTCTGCTCAGTCACGCCCCGGCCATCTCCTTTGAGACGGATTCCACCGTGGAATGCACCTCCAAGAGGACTTTAGAGGAGAGGGACAAAGTGAAGCTCAAATTAGCCAACATGGCAAAACTAGGAAGAACTAAGAAGTCCTGGTTATAA